One window from the genome of Helicoverpa armigera isolate CAAS_96S chromosome 4, ASM3070526v1, whole genome shotgun sequence encodes:
- the LOC110375221 gene encoding pancreatic lipase-related protein 2, which translates to MYNKTSATLMLQTIMVLMDKQNSTGVTNFPGTFTDDAELERCYGAYGCFSKAYPWTENRPDNYFPVPPEAMAVRYPAFTRRNRKIPVLFETDNKEKIANANLDPRGPFYFISHGFLEGGHKLWIQNMADALLNLQGNEAATVIVVDWRGGSQPPYGQAVANIRLIGVMTAHLIHNIYEVLGLQHIDNFHFIGHSLGAHLGGYCGHALQKRFYLKLGRITGLDPAAPYFTKTVTLVRLDRSDAKYVDIIHSNAMPLYFSGFGITEPIGHVDFYPNGGSTQPGCKQASSPNGGSNDLSYQQVVKYVGCNHERSYEYFIESVAPSCPFMAVQCESYDAFLAGNCTSCDKHHYCIPMGYHSYNIYKRLQMGGLVDTNSNIALYALTGNNKPYCRVHYEVVMKVANTTASITHGPESGKLSITLVDRNNNKSDHMFLDEEQKFYKPGTIETKMVAVKDTGHPPIFVIVEWKYETNLFNPMTWRLLKSPSIYVEYMKLSSIEYNTDITVCPKRNKPVVANLPTIMKPKYCKFTK; encoded by the exons ATGTATAACAAGACGAGTGCGACGTTGATGCTGCAGACGATAATGGTGTTGATGGATAAACAAAATTCCACCGGTGTCACCAACTTCCCCGGCACTTTTACTG ATGATGCGGAATTGGAGCGTTGCTACGGCGCTTACGGGTGCTTCTCGAAGGCGTACCCATGGACGGAAAACCGGCCAGATAACTATTTCCCAGTACCACCAGAAGCTATGGCTGTCCG gtatccCGCGTTCACGAGGAGGAATCGAAAGATACCAGTGTTGTTTGAAACggataataaagagaaaatagcAAATGCTAATCTGGATCCTAGAGGACCTTTTTACTTTATATCTCATGGATTCTTGGAAGGGGGTCATAAACTTTGG ATACAAAACATGGCGGATGCTCTTCTAAATCTTCAAGGGAATGAGGCAGCGACAGTGATAGTCGTGGACTGGCGAGGCGGATCACAACCTCCTTACGGTCAAGCTGTGGCTAACATCAGGCTTATTGGCGTCATGACTGCTCAtcttatacataatatttat gAGGTGTTAGGTTTGCAACATATAGACAATTTCCATTTTATTGGACACTCTTTGGGGGCACATTTAGGCGGATACTGCGGTCATGCTTTACAAAAG agattttatttgaaattaggAAGAATAACCGGCTTAGACCCTGCAGCTCCCTACTTCACCAAAACTGTAACTTTAGTACGCCTCGACCGATCCGATGCTAAGTATGTGGACATCATACACAGCAACGCAATGCCTTTGTACTTCTCtg gtTTCGGTATAACCGAGCCGATAGGCCACGTGGATTTTTACCCCAACGGTGGGTCGACGCAACCAGGTTGCAAGCAAGCCAGTTCCCCTAACGGAGGTTCCAATGACCTGTCGTACCAACAAGTTGTGAAGTACGTCGGTTGTAACCACGAGAGGAGTTACGAGTACTTCATAGAGAGCGTGGCGCCATCTTGCCCTTTTATGGCGGTTCAGTGCGAGTCTTATGAT GCATTCCTTGCTGGCAATTGCACGAGTTGTGATAAGCACCATTATTGCATACCAATGGGCTATCATTCGTACAACATCTACAAACGGTTACAAATGGGCGGTCTAGTCGACACCAACTCTAATATAGCTCTGTATGCTCTCACCGGCAATAATAAGCCTTATTgca GAGTCCACTACGAAGTGGTGATGAAAGTAGCGAACACAACAGCGAGCATTACTCACGGCCCAGAGTCAGGAAAGCTGTCCATTACATTAGTTGACAGAAACAACAATAAGAGTGACCACATGTTCTTGGATGAAGAACA AAAGTTCTACAAGCCCGGCACTATTGAGACCAAGATGGTAGCAGTAAAGGACACTGGCCATCCCCCTATATTTGTGATCGTCGAGTGGAAATACGAAACGAATCTCTTCAATCCTATGACTTGGAGGCTGTTGAAGAGTCCTAGTATATACGTCGAGTATATGAAGTTGTCGTCCATTGAATATAATACTGA tatcaCGGTATGCCCGAAACGAAACAAGCCGGTCGTCGCTAACCTGCCTACGATTATGAAGCCAAAATACTgtaaatttacaaaataa